One genomic region from Granulimonas faecalis encodes:
- a CDS encoding vWA domain-containing protein — translation MKGHNEELVFVIDKSGSMSGLEADTVGGYNSVLDRNRTGEGSAWVTCVLFDTGFEVVHDRVPIETVEPLRRSDYVPGGCTALLDAVGRTIERVALVQSHLPDGFRPDHTTFAIITDGEENASGSFTYPMVKEMIEGKEREGWEFLFLGANIDVASHAASMGIRPAMATSYSADETGTWAAFDSFAVAVAQARSCGAVDGSWSAPTKADEGRRRGGGRGHGRGRFCR, via the coding sequence ATGAAGGGTCACAACGAGGAGCTCGTGTTCGTCATCGACAAGAGCGGGTCCATGTCCGGGCTCGAGGCCGACACCGTGGGAGGGTACAACTCCGTGCTCGACCGCAACCGCACGGGGGAGGGGAGCGCCTGGGTCACGTGCGTGCTCTTTGACACGGGGTTCGAGGTCGTCCACGACCGCGTACCCATCGAGACCGTCGAGCCGCTCAGGCGCTCCGACTACGTCCCCGGCGGCTGCACCGCGCTGCTCGACGCTGTGGGCCGCACCATCGAGCGCGTGGCCCTTGTGCAGAGCCACTTGCCCGACGGCTTCAGGCCCGACCACACCACCTTCGCCATCATCACCGATGGCGAGGAGAACGCCAGCGGCAGCTTCACCTATCCCATGGTCAAGGAGATGATCGAGGGCAAGGAGCGCGAGGGCTGGGAGTTCCTGTTCCTGGGGGCCAATATCGACGTTGCCTCCCACGCCGCGTCCATGGGCATCCGGCCGGCCATGGCCACGAGCTACTCGGCCGACGAGACCGGCACCTGGGCGGCGTTCGACTCCTTTGCCGTCGCCGTGGCCCAGGCTAGGTCCTGCGGTGCGGTGGACGGCTCTTGGTCAGCGCCCACCAAGGCCGACGAGGGTCGCCGCCGTGGTGGTGGAAGGGGCCACGGTCGCGGGCGCTTCTGTCGGTAG
- a CDS encoding copper homeostasis protein CutC, with product MSSAAPDRPITVEVCCGGVADALAAEEGGAGRVELNAALPLGGLTPTVAAVEAVRRMTGLQVVAMARPRAGGFCYGDADWSQLLAEVDALLAAGAHGVAFGCLTPEGAVDVARVREVVGRAHAAGAEAVFHRAFDLVPDADGATAILAGVGVDRLLTGGQAPTAPEGAGLIAHLQAAWGGRVQVLPGSGVRPGNAAALVAETGVGQVHSSCSGFVTAPGAAAVAHGVDFSVPGCGPERLPCVDPGTVRELVAVLR from the coding sequence GTGAGCAGTGCCGCGCCTGACCGTCCCATAACCGTCGAGGTCTGCTGCGGGGGTGTCGCCGACGCCCTTGCGGCCGAGGAGGGCGGCGCCGGGCGCGTGGAGCTCAACGCGGCACTGCCCCTAGGCGGCCTCACGCCGACCGTGGCCGCCGTGGAGGCGGTGCGTCGGATGACGGGGCTGCAGGTCGTGGCCATGGCCAGGCCCCGCGCCGGTGGCTTCTGCTACGGGGATGCCGACTGGTCCCAGCTCCTGGCCGAGGTGGACGCCCTGCTTGCAGCCGGTGCCCACGGGGTGGCGTTCGGCTGCCTGACGCCCGAGGGCGCCGTGGATGTTGCACGCGTCCGGGAGGTGGTGGGCCGGGCCCATGCAGCGGGGGCGGAGGCCGTCTTTCACCGGGCCTTCGACCTGGTGCCGGATGCCGACGGGGCCACGGCCATCCTCGCCGGTGTGGGGGTGGACCGCCTGCTCACGGGCGGCCAGGCGCCCACGGCCCCGGAGGGCGCGGGGCTCATCGCCCACCTGCAGGCTGCGTGGGGAGGGCGGGTGCAGGTCCTGCCGGGATCCGGCGTGCGCCCGGGCAACGCGGCGGCCCTCGTGGCCGAGACGGGCGTGGGGCAGGTGCACTCGTCCTGCTCGGGATTCGTGACCGCTCCCGGCGCCGCGGCGGTGGCCCACGGTGTGGACTTCTCGGTACCGGGCTGCGGGCCGGAGCGGCTGCCCTGCGTGGACCCGGGGACGGTCCGGGAGCTGGTGGCCGTGCTGCGGTAG
- a CDS encoding DMT family transporter — translation MALPAGFFRRAVSSPTAAKLMLVACAVIWGSSAFMMKDATKSLPVFWLLAIRFGMAAVLMLVVFSKNVRAHLDRRTIGVGLLLGLWEWGGYAVQTVGLTMTTPGKSAFITGSYVVMVPFIAWAMGMGRPHRWDLAAAAVCLAGLGFVGLDGGGLVNFGDVLTVVCALLFALQFVEVARCGGELDIWALTAWQFIAMFGLSALLAVFEPVPSPATFTPPLVLQLVYFGVVCSFVSLAAMNYAFTRVPPAEGSLLACLESPAGVLFSVVAGHEILSGRLTLGFALIFTAVLISNGWPWYRERRAKGAEQPEQPETPGRNHAS, via the coding sequence ATGGCCCTACCCGCAGGCTTCTTCCGTCGCGCCGTCTCGTCGCCGACGGCGGCCAAGCTCATGCTCGTGGCCTGTGCCGTCATCTGGGGGTCATCGGCGTTCATGATGAAGGACGCCACCAAGTCGCTGCCGGTCTTCTGGCTCCTCGCCATCCGCTTCGGCATGGCCGCCGTCCTCATGCTCGTCGTCTTCTCCAAGAACGTCCGCGCGCACCTCGACCGCCGCACCATCGGCGTCGGGCTGCTTCTCGGCCTGTGGGAGTGGGGCGGCTACGCGGTGCAGACCGTGGGCCTCACCATGACCACCCCCGGCAAGAGCGCCTTCATCACCGGCAGCTACGTCGTCATGGTCCCCTTCATCGCCTGGGCCATGGGCATGGGCCGACCCCACCGCTGGGACCTCGCGGCGGCCGCCGTGTGCCTGGCAGGCCTCGGCTTCGTGGGGCTCGACGGCGGTGGCCTCGTCAACTTCGGCGACGTCCTCACCGTGGTGTGCGCCCTGCTCTTCGCCCTGCAGTTCGTCGAGGTGGCGCGCTGCGGCGGCGAGCTCGACATCTGGGCCCTCACGGCCTGGCAGTTCATCGCCATGTTCGGCCTGTCGGCGCTGCTCGCGGTCTTCGAGCCCGTCCCGTCGCCGGCCACCTTCACGCCGCCGCTGGTCCTGCAGCTCGTCTACTTCGGCGTCGTGTGCTCGTTCGTGAGCCTCGCCGCCATGAACTACGCCTTCACCCGTGTGCCGCCGGCGGAGGGCTCGCTCCTCGCCTGCCTGGAGTCGCCGGCGGGCGTCCTCTTCTCCGTCGTGGCCGGCCACGAGATTCTGTCGGGGCGCCTGACCCTCGGCTTCGCCCTGATATTCACCGCCGTGCTCATCTCCAACGGCTGGCCCTGGTACCGCGAGCGCCGGGCCAAGGGTGCCGAGCAACCCGAGCAACCCGAGACCCCTGGGAGGAACCATGCGTCCTGA
- a CDS encoding HAD family hydrolase, with amino-acid sequence MRPETIEAVCFDFDGTLADTEPLGIELDLEAYRSLGLDVPLEEAHTVCGTDGKASVEAILANHGRPDLTAENFEARRRPSSQIYRSMDIAVFPGAFECVRSLRAAGVKCAVVSTTAACDLAYGLSRIGAMDCFDAMVGGDMVERRKPAPDPYLLALSFLGVDASHAIAVDDSPVGIASAKAAGLHVVAFTGSQIRQDTSAADETLAAWPLDLGL; translated from the coding sequence ATGCGTCCTGAGACCATCGAGGCCGTCTGCTTCGACTTCGACGGCACCTTGGCCGACACCGAGCCCCTCGGCATCGAGCTCGACCTCGAGGCCTACCGGTCCCTCGGGCTCGACGTGCCGCTGGAGGAGGCCCACACCGTCTGCGGCACCGACGGCAAGGCGTCCGTCGAGGCCATCCTCGCCAACCACGGGCGCCCCGACCTGACGGCCGAGAACTTCGAGGCCCGGCGCCGCCCCAGCTCCCAGATCTACCGCTCCATGGACATCGCGGTCTTCCCCGGGGCCTTCGAGTGCGTCCGCTCGCTCAGGGCCGCCGGCGTCAAGTGTGCCGTCGTCTCCACCACGGCCGCCTGCGACCTCGCCTACGGCCTGTCGCGCATCGGCGCCATGGACTGCTTCGACGCCATGGTGGGCGGCGACATGGTGGAGCGCCGCAAGCCGGCACCCGACCCGTACCTGCTGGCCCTGTCGTTCCTGGGGGTGGACGCCTCCCACGCTATCGCTGTGGACGACTCCCCGGTGGGCATCGCGAGCGCCAAGGCCGCCGGCCTCCACGTCGTGGCCTTCACCGGCTCGCAGATCCGGCAGGACACCTCCGCGGCCGACGAGACGCTGGCCGCCTGGCCCCTCGACCTGGGGCTCTAG